One Panicum virgatum strain AP13 chromosome 3N, P.virgatum_v5, whole genome shotgun sequence DNA segment encodes these proteins:
- the LOC120665160 gene encoding U-box domain-containing protein 16-like: MASGAAIDEWPSSPYSSSAPDGEVLRSLHGLARDLSAAEAPAPFLRPVFAAVARRARLLAAVSDDLLLFGGAAAGPLLLLPRSASLCLREVLLVLQRFKALVADCAARSRTRLLLQSDEVAARAGELQHDLATLLDLLPVADLGLADDVADLLALASRQCRRAAAAELGLRAAVLALIHEVEREIVPERERLEGILEEVGINDPASCSDEIETLEREIGDCVAERWTSSMIALVGLLRYAKCVLFSAATPWTVDSKVDPDDDGAEPPSPPLDFRCPISLELMRDPVVASSGQTYDRESITRWFGSGKSTCPKTGQVLADLELVPNKALKNLIVRWCRENGVAVEVAEAGKAEPAPVVAANKAALEAARMTASFLVKKLSASFSPEATKRVVYEIRQLAKSGSDNRAFIGEAGAAALLVPLLRSEDSALQLNAVTAMLNLSILEANKKRIMHAEGAVDALCHVMGSSASWRAKENAAATVLSLAAVHAYRRRLGRNPLVVESVVQLARTGPSSTKKDALAALLSLSGERENVGRLVEAGAAEAAVSAVGEAEAAAAVLASLAKRGGAEAIVALDGAVARLVAEMRRGTEWSRECAAAALVLLCRRAGAKAAAQVMAVPGVEWAIWELLGTGTDRARLKAASLGRACRRWAAAASAEQSTTECPTSDAAPALTMAS; the protein is encoded by the coding sequence atgGCTAGCGGCGCGGCGATCGACGAGTGGCCGTCGTCCCCCTACTCCTCGTCGGCGCCCGACGGGGAGGTGCTGCGCTCCCTGCACGGCCTGGCGCGGGACctctcggcggcggaggcgccggcgccgttccTGCGGCCGGTCTTCGCGGCGGTGGCCAGGCGGGCGCGGCTGCTCGCAGCCGTCTCCGACGACCTGCTGCTgttcggcggcgcggccgcggggccgctgctgctgctgccgcgctcGGCGTCGCTCTGCCTGCGGGAGGTCCTGCTCGTGCTGCAGCGGTTCAAGGCGCTGGTGGCGGACTGCGCGGCGCGCAGCCGCacgcggctgctgctgcagtcGGACGAggtggccgcgcgcgccggggaGCTGCAGCACGACCTCGCCACGCTGCTCGACCTGCTCCCCGTGGCCGACCTCGGGCTCGCCGACGACGTGGCGGACCTGCTCGCGCTCGCGTCGCGCCAGTgccgccgcgcggcggccgcggagctggGGCTCAGGGCGGCCGTGCTCGCGCTGATCCACGAGGTGGAGCGGGAGATCGTGCCCGAGCGGGAGCGGCTCGAGGGCATCCTCGAGGAGGTGGGCATCAACGACCCGGCCAGCTGCAGCGACGAGATCGAGACCCTGGAGCGGGAGATCGGCGACTGCGTCGCCGAGAGGTGGACGTCGTCGATGATCGCGCTCGTCGGCCTCCTCCGCTACGCCAAGTGCGTGCTCTTcagcgccgccacgccgtgGACCGTGGACTCCAAGGTGGAtcccgacgacgacggcgccgagcccccgtcgccgccgctggacTTCCGGTGCCCCATCTCCCTCGAGCTCATGCGCGATCCCGTCGTGGCTTCCAGCGGCCAGACGTACGACCGCGAGTCCATCACGCGGTGGTTCGGCTCCGGCAAGTCCACGTGCCCGAAGACCGGGCAGGTGCTGGCGGATCTGGAGCTTGTGCCTAACAAGGCGCTCAAGAACTTGATCGTTCGGTGGTGCCGGGAGAACGGCGTCGCCGTGGAGGTCGCCGAGGCTGGGAAGGCCGAgccggcgccggtggtggcCGCGAACAAGGCCGCGCTGGAGGCGGCGCGGATGACCGCGTCGTTTCTCGTGAAGAAGCTGTCGGCATCCTTCTCCCCCGAGGCGACCAAGCGCGTGGTGTACGAGATCCGGCAGCTGGCCAAGTCCGGGTCCGACAACCGCGCGTTCATCGGGGAggcaggcgccgccgcgctcctggTGCCGCTGCTCCGCTCCGAGGACTCGGCGCTCCAGCTCAACGCCGTGACGGCGATGCTCAACCTCTCCATCCTGGAGGCCAATAAGAAGCGCATCATGCACGCTGAGGGCGCCGTGGACGCGCTGTGCCACGTGATGGGCTCCAGCGCGTCGTGGCGGGCCAAGGAGAACGCCGCGGCCACCGTGCTGAGCCTGGCGGCCGTCCACGCGTACCGCCGCCGGCTGGGCCGGAACCCGCTCGTCGTCGAGAGCGTCGTGCAGCTCGCGCGCACGGGGCCCTCCAGCACCAAGAaggacgcgctcgccgcgctgctGTCCCTGTCCGGGGAGCGGGAGAACGTCGGGAGGCTCGtggaggccggcgccgcggaggcggcggtgtcggcggtcggcgaggccgaggccgccgcggcggtgctGGCGTCGCTGGccaagcgcggcggcgcggaggcgatcGTGGCGCTCGACGGCGCCGTGGCGCGCCTGGTGGCCGAGATGCGGCGCGGCACGGAGTGGTCGCGGGagtgcgcggcggccgcgctggTGCTGCTGTGCCGGCGCGCGGgcgccaaggcggcggcgcaggtgatGGCGGTCCCCGGCGTGGAGTGGGCCATCTGGGAGCTGCTGGGCACCGGCACCGACCGCGCGCGCCTCAAGGCCGCGTCGCTCGGCAGGGCGTGCCGGcggtgggccgccgccgccagcgcggaGCAGAGCACCACCGAGTGCCCCACCTccgacgccgcgccggcgctCACGATGGCGTCGTGA